The genomic segment CATATCTGCTAACCCGAAATAATTCTTGACAAAATTAGTCAATTGTTGTATGATAGATAGGGTAAGGAGGGGATTATCGACTATGTTTAAACAGATAAAGGAAGATATCAATTCGATTTTTGAACGCGACCCGGCAGCGAAAAATATCCTGGAAGTACTCCTCTGCTATCCGGGCTTACATGCGGTTTGGCTGCACCGAATTGCCCATTGGCTCTATAAGAAGAATTGTATTATATGTTCTCGTTTAATTTCAGAATTCGCACGTTTTATTACGGGAATTGAAATTCACCCAGGAGCAAAAATCGGAAGACGGTTTTTTATTGACCATGGATCTGGAGTCGTTATTGGTGAAACCGCTGAAATTGGTGATGATGTTCTTCTATATCAAGGGGTAACACTAGGTGGTACCGGAAAAGAAAAAGGGAAACGGCATCCAACCTTACTGAATAATATCGTGGTCGGCTGTGGAGCAAGGATTCTCGGAAATATAACTATCGGGAATAATGTTAAAATCGGCGCAGGGTCAGTGGTATTAAAATCGGTACCGGATAATTGCACGGTAGTTGGTGTTCCCGGAAAAATCGTTGCTCGCGATGGAAAACGATTAACCCCGGAAGAAATGTTAGCGCATGGCGATTTACCTGACCCGGAATGGGAACATTTTGAAGAGTTGCAGAAAAAAATCGAATTGCTTGAAAAACGAGTTGCGGAATTAGAAAGTAAAAAATAGAATTTCGTACGAAGCAGTATCTAACCCTAAAGGGTTATTAACTAGGAGGGCAAAAAGTTTCGTATGCGAATGTCGACTCGTGGACGGTATGGGCTAACGGCAATGCTTGATATTTCAATATATGGTGAGGTAAGTTCGGTTACGGCGAAGGATATTTCAGAACGGCAAAATATTTCCGTAACCTATCTTGAGCAATTATTAAGTAAATTAAAACGCGCTGGGTTGGTTAAAGGAACCCGCGGTCCTGGTGGTGGATATCAGTTAAATAAACCGCCTGACCAAATTACAATTGGGGATATTATTCGAGTATTAGAGGGTCCAATTGCCCCGGTGTATTGCGTTTTACCTACTGTAGATGCAAAACAATGTGATAAACTCGCAAAATGCGCAATGCGACTTCTATGGAAAAAATTAGGAGATAAAATGTCGGAAGTGCTCGATTCGATAACCTTAAAAGATTTAAAAGAAGAATCGCTAGCATTAGAGGGAAAAAAGAAAATTAAACATAATTACGTTTTTAATATCTAAAGAAATTTAGTATTACGATACTTTAACGAATCCAGCAACTGGGGAAAAGGAGAGATGGTATGAACAGAATATATTTAGACCATAACGCAACCACGCCGATGCATCCGCGTGTACTCGGCAAAATGCTACCTTATTTTATTGATTATTATGGAAACGCTAGTAGTGTTCATAGTTTTGGACGAGAAGCGCATGCCGCTATGGATACTGCGCGGGAATCGGTTCGGAAAATTCTCGGTGCAAATAAACCGGAAGAAATAATTTTCACTAGCGGCGGAACGGAAGCTGATAATCTTGCGATTAAAGGGGTAGCGTATGCGTATCAAAATAAAGGGAATCATATTATTACCAGTGCCATTGAACATCATGCTGTTCTGAATGCGTGCAAGTTTCTAGAAAAGCAAGGATTTACGGTTACTTATCTCCCCGTTGACCAATATGGACTAGTTAATCCGGATGATTTACAAAAAGCGATCACAGCGAAAACTATTCTGATAACCATCATGCATGCGAATAATGAAACAGGAACGATCCAGCCGATTGAAGCGTTTGGAAAAATTGCGAAAGAACATAATGTTTTATTTCATACCGATGCGGTACAAACGCTCGGTAAGCTTTCGATTAATGTGAATGAAATGAATATCGATTTATTATCCTTATCCGCACATAAACTGTATGGTCCGAAAGGAGTCGGTGCATTATATGTTCGTAAAGGAGTAAAACTACAACCGCTAATTCATGGCGGACATCATGAAAGAAATCTCCGTGCAGGAACAGAAAATGTTGCTGGGATAGTCGGACTTGGTGTAGCCTGCGATATCGCAATGGAAGAAATGGAACGCGATTTACTGCGGTTATCCTGTTTAGCGACTCGATTATATCAAGCAATTAAATCCCGGATACCGGATATTCGACTGAATGGGCATCCAACCCGACGTCTTCCCGGAACAATCAATATCGGATTCAAGTATGTTGAAGGGGAAGCAATTGTACTCGGATTAGATTTAGAAGGGATAGCGGTTTCTACCGGCTCAGCTTGTACCTCCGGATCATTAGAACCATCGCACGTATTAACCGCTATGGGCATCTCACATGCGGATGCGCAAGGGTCGATTCGGTTTAGTCTCGGTCGTGGGAATACCGAAGCGGAAATGGATTATGTAGTTGAAGTATTAGAACGAGTGGTTACCCGTATGCGACAAATGTCACCACTTGCGCAAGGAACATATACCGAAAAGGATTCTCGTGAAGGTGATAAATGCTACGCATCCCCGGGACCGAAACAACCGGAACCCTCTTAATCCAATACCAAACAAATATTAACGTAAGAACTGAAGAACTGAAGAATTGATGTCACCTACAAGGTGTATTTCTTTTGTTTCTCTGTTCTTTAGTTATTTTGACATTAGACATTTTTTATTTAACAATTTAACGAGATTTGTATTGGAGGTATATTATGTATAGTGAAAAAGTTATGGAACATTTCCGCAATCCGAGGAATGTTGGTGAAATACCGAATGCCGACGGAATCGGCACCGTCGGTAACCCGACGTGTGGTGATATTATGAAATTGTATATTAAAGTTGAGAACGGAATTGTTACCGATGCAAAATTCCAGACGTTCGGATGTGGAGCCGCAATAGCGACTAGTTCGATGGTTACCGAAATGGTTAAAGGGAAAACTATCGAAGAAGCGTTAAAAATCTCGAATCGTGCGGTAGCTGAAGCGCTGGATGGTCTTCCACCAGTAAAAATGCATTGTTCTGTTCTCGCGGAAGATGCATTAAAATCCGCTATTGAAGATTACTATAAGAAAAAAGGCGAACCGTTACCGCAAGGATTTGCTCGGCCGAAAGACCCGCATCAACATTAATAAAATAATAAATAATGACTTCGAGCTTTGGTTATTTGACATTGGAGATTAATTGGGATTTGAAATTAGAGATTTGACTTTAACCATCCAGCGTATATAATTATTTTCTCGGAGAATAACATGGATAAATCAGGTTTGATGTTGACAGTTAGTTTTGCTATCTTTGGTTTCATGGCTTCTCATGTTGAGGGAAAATCATCAATAATAAAGGTTGCGATTTATGCAGATGAAGGTACCCTAGCGAAATGTGTTAAGAAAAGTCTGGATATTGTTCGGCGAGAAAACGATATGGTGATTGCTCCCATTAAACAAACAGATATTGTCAATGGAAACCTAGCGGAATATGATGTTCTTTTACTTCCTGGTGGAAGTGGGTCTGGCCAAGCGGAATCATTAAAACCAGAAGGACGGCAAGCGATAATCAAGTTTATCGCTAACGGGAAAGGAATCGTGGCAATATGCGCTGGCGGCTATCTAGTTGCCAAAGGATGGAATGAGAATACCCGGGATATCGAACTGATAAACGCTGAGCTCTATGATTTAGATAATTGGGATCGCGGAGTTCAGACTATAACCTGCCATTCAGCATCTGATGGTCGGAAAGAACATTTTGAATTCCAGATACATTTTGAAAATGGACCGATATTCGTTCCGGCAAATGACCCCTACCTACCGAATTATGTTTCGCTGGCTACATTCCAAACCGATATGCATAAAGCAGGTGCACCAGCGAATATGATGTTTGGAAAAGATGCGATTATCGCATCATACTTCGGAAAAGGCAAATTGGTTGCATTCAGTCCGCATCCGGAGCTGACTCCTGGATTGGAACCAATGCTGGTTCGTGCTATCCGCTGGGTAGCAAAACCAGTAAAAAATCAAAATGAACCGATAACATTCCAATCGGTTTTCGGAAACGACATATTTAAACAATAATTTTGTTGTAATGGAACTGGTTATTTTGCTATAATAGATATAGGCGATGGGGTTCGCCATTAAATATCCCCGAAATTAAATTGGGATTGATAACCCCTACTGAAAAACTTCGGTAGGGGTTTTTTTGTTTATATCGCTTCTACCGAAGATTATCGGATAGAAGCGTTTTTATTTTCACCACGGTACGGTGGTTTCGATGGTAACATTTCTTGATAGTTATTCCAAAATTAAAACTCAAATTTTACTGTATTTAAACACGCTGAAAGAACTTGCACAACCTTATAGTTATACCGGAATTGTAACTGAGTTGGATTCAATTCAACAAAAACTAAATACAAACCGATTTTATCTAGCAGTACTCGGTCAATTTAAACGAGGAAAAACGACGTTAATTAATGCGCTATTAGGTGAGGAATTGCTTCCCACTGCGATTATCCCGCTAACTTCAATTATAACAATAATTCAATATGGTGAATCATTGAAAGTTGAGGTTTTATTTAATGATAATAGTAGAACCACAATCCCGTTATCAGAGTTACCGTTATATGTTACCGAACATGGAAATCCAAAAAACCAAAAAAATGTCAAACATGTTGAAGTGAATTATCCGTCTGATTTTCTTAAAGATGGTGTATTACTTATTGATACGCCCGGAGTCGGGTCGGTATATAAAAACAATACGGATACTACGTATAGTTTCTTGCCCAAAATAGATGCCGCGATATTTTTACTTTCAGTTGACCCGCCAATCAGCCAAAGTGAATTAACTTTTTTAAATGATGTTTACCAAGATGTAAATGCGGTATTTATTTTATTGAATAAAATTGACTATGTACGTAAAAAAGAACAAGAAGAAGCGTTACAGTTTACGCAACGCGTTATTCGAGAACAATTAGCAAAAGAAACTATTGCTATTTATCCAATATCTGCGAAGTTAGCTCTAGACGGAAAACTACATCAGGATGATATTCAGTATCGAGCGAGTCGGTTACCTGAATTTCAGCGGGTTATCAGTCAATTCTTAATGCAAGAAAAAGGGCGAATTATTCTGCAGTCTGCGGTTCAAAAGAGTGTAACGCTGATAACTCAAATGCATCTCGCTATTGAACTGGAAAAGAAAGCGATTACCACTCCGGTCGCAGAATTAGAAACTAAGATTCATGAATTGCATCGGTTACTTGAGACCGTTCAGCAAGAAAAAGAAGATATGGGCTATCTTCTTCGAGGGGAAATCGGGAAATTAACCAAGATTGTAGAAACCGATTTAGCTGCGTTTCAAGATAAAGAAATACCGGAATTAGAACAAGCAATAACCGCTGCGTTTAATCAAAAAATAACAACTTTTTCCGGTAAAAAGCTGGTTAGTGAAATGGAATCTTTTTTACATACTTTTCTTGTTACGCGCTTTGATGTTTGGCGGGCAGCGGAAGAGCGTAAAATCAGTCAAATATATCGACAGATTTCATCTCGATTTACGAATCGCGCTAATGAGATTATTTCACGAATTATGCAGCTTTGCACAGATTTATTTGAACTTAAGCTCACCGAATTACCTCAAGTTGAACCGTTATCTTCACAGGCTGGATTTTATTATCTATTAGAAGATATTCCGGTCTTTTTAGATTTAGATTTAACTACTTTTAGCACCGTTTTACCGAAACGATTTGCGCAGCGAATGGTGCTAAATGAAATGAAGAAAAAAATCCCGGAATTAGTTGACCGGAACTGTGGTCGAGTTCGATGGGATTTCGTTCAACGGGTGGATAAAAGTTATCGGGAATTTCTCTATAGTTTGGATAGCAAAATCAATGATATCATTCAACATATTCATTTAGCATTAAATCGTGGCTCGCAAATGAAATCTGAAACAGAAGAAACCTTGCAAAGTATCCTCGGTAACCTTGACAGGTCTTTAGCTCGACTCCAAGAAATCAGACAACAATTGTTACCTCTACAGAATGAAATAAAGGATTTAGGAAAATCGAATGAAACGAGAGATGTTACATTATGGTAGTTTATTGTTTTGAATGCTGGACGGAAAACCAATATCATGAATCAAATTGCAGGAATTGTGGCGCACGGTTATTCTCTATTTCTGAAGAGAGTTTTGTTGATAAACTGATATCAGCGTTACATCATCCGGAACCGACCACACCACTTCGAGCTGCATTCATCCTCGGACAACGGCAAGAAAAACAAGCGGTGAAACCCTTATTAGAATTAGCAAAAACATGTACCGACCCGTATATTTTATCTGCGGTAGTAAATGCGTTAGGGCAAATTGGTGATACTTCAGCAATCGAAACGTTAGAACAGCTACTTGCTACTAGCTTTCTAAACGTTCGTTTGGAAATAATACAAGCTTTGCGGAGTATCGGGGGACATCGGTCACGAGAAATTTTGCAGCAGTGTCAAACCAGCAATAATGAGAAAATTAGAGTTAAGGCACACCTAGCATTACTGCAGATACCGTAAAGTCAATAACTTATAAATGTATGGCTCGTCAACATAAACATACAAATATCGAACATCATTTTACTTATTTCAAACTACTTGATGCGCTAAAAACCGAATTCTGTCCAATATGTTTTATTCTGAATAAAAGTAGCTGGGATTATTTCGACGCATTTCTCTATGAAGGAGTCAATGATCCTCAGCTTCGGGAACGAATTCGAAAAGCGAAAGGATATTGTCAATCGCATGCGTGGCAATTAAGTCAATGTGGGGATGCTTTAGGCGCTACCATTATTTATCACGACCTGATTCAGCAACTCGCTAAAGAAATAAATTTACTAGCGCAAAGAAAAGCATGGAAGAAAAATAATTTTCCGGCAAATGTTATAAAGGGATATCGCAAAATCAAAGGCAATGGTATGAATAGCAATGAATGTCCGGTGTGTAAACATCTTGTAGATGTCGAGCAATCTTATCTAAATTTATTAATTAAACATCTTACTGAACCAGAATTCACTGCCGCTTATCGCAATTCGAACGGATTATGTTATCCGCATTTTACACTCGCACTTACTCTGGAACCAGATAAACATGCGTTCGATATTTTAGGAGAAAAAGAAATTTCTATTCTCACCACTTTACAAACGGAATTAGCCGAGTTTATCCGCAAACACGATTATCGGTATACGAAAGAACAATTTACAGAAGGTGAACGAACCGCCTGGCTACGGACTATTAACCATTTTGTCGGAATGAGCTGGAAAGAGTTTCAAGTTCACCCTAGAATGAAAGAAAAAGCAGAACAACTCCAGTTAACGATAGAACAACTATCACGAATTATTGAACGCCAGAAAAAAGAACTCGCGCGATTAAAATCAATAGAAAGTAAAACAGATTCGCTACCTGGTCAGATAACACAACAGGATAAAAACCATTCAGATGAAAGATAGGCAGAAGAATTCAATTGATTTAACTTTTCGAAAGCGATGGAGTTTGAAGCGTTTTATTTTTTTTAAGGTCAGCAGGGTAGATGGGTATGCAATTGTCCTTATTGCCATATTATTCTCGAATCAAAAATTGTTAAAGAGAAACGATACCAAACACTAATGCTTCAATGTCCAACCTGTAAAAATATGTTTTCCCCTAACGGAGATTACCGGAAAGTTGAATACGCTTTCATAATACGAACTTAGGTTACCTAATATGATTGAGCAAGCGATTGAATTAAAAAATATGATACGCCGTAACTATGGTCGCAAATCAGGTTTATTAGATAAACTGGCTGAATGTATCGCTTACTTTTTACCCTCTGAACCCTCGGTAAATGGACTTCCGGTAGCCCATTCAGCAAAATGGTATTTCAAAAATGGCGTAATGGTATTTGAGTCCGGCGCTTTTGATAGCGCTATTACCTATTGGAAACATACGGTTACGTTAGACCCGAAGTGTAGTAATGCTTATTTTAATCTTGGAATAACGTACCTTTTAAAAGAAGATATTGATAAAGCAAAAAATTATTTTCATGAAGTTTTAAAATTAGACCCGCATGATAGCGAAACGAAGACGTTATATAATCATTTTTGGTACATAATCCCTTGAATGGAAGGAAGTATAGGTAATATGTCGTTAAATGAAAATCAAAAGCGGTCGGTTCGGGTCACTTTATTATTATTAGAAAAATCATTGGATGAAATTGATCGGTTACTCCGCGAAAAAGGTCATGTAGGTATCCTCTATCGCATCCATCAAACGATTCCTGAAGAACAAAGCAAAATTATTGGGAAAGCTGTTCGCCAGATTCGGGAAGAAATTAAAATGGTTAAAGATACTTTCCACTTGGAAGTAGCGCAGGAAGATATCAGAAATAAACTGCGAGGTATACTAGGTATCGATTGGGAAAACCTTGAAGATATAAAATCTGATAAATTGCGTGGTTATGGGAAAGTTGAGCCGATTCTCCGTAATACGCTGGATCCACATATTGATAGAATTATCCGGTTAATCATGAATGATATTTATCCGATTATTCATTAAGAAGCATTAAAAATTTAGGTGGTTTAGTAAATAATTTTAAAATCAAGAAAAGGAGAATTTCCCTAATTTATGCATGCTGACTATATTCCACTAGTTATAGGAGCGATAATTTTCTTATCTAGTTTAATTTCGTTACGAATCGGTTTATCGGTAGCAATAATCGAGATTATATTAGGGTCAATTGCCGGAGCGTTTGGACTCAAACCAGAAGAATGGATGCTTTATTTAGCTGGGTTCGGTGGGATTCTATTGACCTACCTGGCAGGAACGGAAATTGATATTCGGTTAATGAAAGAAAATTTTAAAGCAAGTTTCCTAATTGGTTTCTTTTCATTTTTATTACCGTTCCTTGGAGCATTCCTTTATACCTATTTGGTAGCTAAATGGAGTTTAACCGCATCGTTAATCGCAGGAACTGCGTTATCTACAACTTCATTAGCGGTGGTGTATTCTGTTCTGGTAGAAACTGGATTATCGAAAACCGAAATCGGCAAATTGATTATGGCAGCTACTTTCGTTACCGATATGGGTACAGCGCTTTTTTTAAGCGTTCTGTTTGTTAAGCCAACCTTATATACGCTCATTTTTCTTTCCGTATCAGTAAATGTAATCTATATCGCAGAAAAATTTTCGCATTGGGTATTCGATAATCCGAAATTGAAAAATAAGGTTATTGAACCGGAAATAAAATATATCTTTGTTCTCCTACTTTGCTTTATGTATTTCGCTAATTTGGGTGAAGGGCATGCGGTACTTCCTGCGTTCGTTCTAGGAATGTTAATGTCGAAACATTTCACTGAAACTTCGGAAACGAAAGTGGTGAGAAACCGACTCCGAACTGTTGCCTATGCGATTATCACACCGATCTTTTTCATTGTCGGCGGATTACGTGTTTCTTATCCGCTCATTTTAACTTCGCTAGGATTATTTATGATACTCTTTATCCTGAAAATTGGAACGAAATTTTTAGGTGTCTATTTTCTAGCAAAAAAATATATTCCTAATGGAAGTATGTATACCACCTTATTAATGAGCACAGGGTTGACTTTCGGGACGATTGCGAGCGTGTTCGGGCTTAATGCCGGATTAATTAATCAAGTGCAATATTCCGTTTTGGTTGGAGTGGTTATCGCTAGTGCGGTTATCCCGACTTTTGTTGCGCAAAAGTGGTTTATGCCGATTGATGAAGAAGATTTGGTTGAGTTAGAGAACGGAACGGAATAAACGAAACCATTACGTCCTTTTTCAATATACCGCTTATCGGTTTGTTACAGGTTCTAGACAGGAACCGGAGAAAAAGCATGCCTATACCTTATTGCCTTGACGCAATTCCACTTTCCCTCAATTTTAAATGGAAAATATAATTGAAAAAAGTTTTGACAGAATTAGCATAATAAGATAAAATATTTTCTCTTTTTCCTTTATTATTTTACTACTGAGGAGCACGTAGTTGAGCAGTGGTGAAACATAGAGTTGCCTATCATTTTATTCTTATATTATTTTCATTTTTATTTATTCCTCTAAGCTCTGCGGATGAAATAGATTTAGCCAAATCAGCGAAACTGATAAGCTGTGGATATTATATTGCTTCCCAGACACCGGAACGGATTACTGACGGTAATGTAGCTACGTATTGGAGCTGTGGAATTCTGCATAGCCACTGGGGTGAACATTGGCTTATTTTCGATTTTAACGGTCTCGTCGAACTAACGCGATATACTATCCGACATGCTGCTGCCGCTAATCTTTCCGGAATGCTAAATACACAAGAGTTCAACATTGAAATAGCGCAAAATCTGGATGGACCATGGGAAATAATTCATACTGTCCATAATCTTTCCCCAGAAAATATCAACGAATGTATTTTCCCTCTACCAGTTCGAACTCGGTTCGTTCGTCTTCATATTCTTAAACCAAATTATTTTGGTCGAGAAGATAATTTTACACGGATTGCTGAAATCGAGTTCTGGGGTAAAAAACTTGCAGGAACGAACTTCAATCTCATCTCATCGGTACAAGCGGCTACTCCAAGCAGCAGCAATGTATCGGCGGCTCCAGCTGAAATAAAACCGATAGTACAACAAAACAAAACCAGCGCTAAACCATATACACAACCGAAAGCTCAAGTAGCTTCAACTGCTAGAAATCCTAATATTTCTGGTACTGCGGGAAATAATTGGATCGCCTATTTAACCTATGGTGCTCTTGGTATAGCTGGATTGGTTGGCATCATTATTCTCAGCGCTCTATTCCGGTGGATTATGGCAAAATACACTACCAAAAAACAGGCACAACAAAAACAAGCCGCTGAACAAGCTCGATTATTAAAGAAACAAGAAGAAGAACGAAAAAAATTAGAAAAACAAAAAGCGGTCGAGGCAGAATTTCAAGCATATTTTAATGCCGGATTAAAGGCAATGGAAGAAGGACGATATGAAGATGCAGCGCAGGCATTCTATCAAGCACAAGGGTTAAAACCGGACTCGACCGAAGCAAAATCGAAGTTGGTCTATTGCAAAAATTTAGCGAAAATGCAGTCTGGGAAAAATGAGTATGCTGCATAATCCATACATTATAAGGAGATGTTAAGAAAAATTAGTAGGTATAAAAAAGCCCATTTTGAATTTTCAAAATGGGCTTTTTCATTTTGTTACAATTTCTTAATACCAACTTTACTTTAAATCAATTCTATCATAATTAATTTTTTCTTCTGCAGTTAATGGCGTGCTCTCTTTAACTATATAAGGGGTGACAAACAACATTAACTCCGACCGTGAAACTGTCGTGCTTTTCGATTTGAATGCATTCCCAAGGAAGGGGATATCACCTAAAACCGGGATTTTGTTCTCTTTCGTCAGCTCATTATTTTTACGTAACCCGCCGATAACTACCGTTTCTCCATCCTTAACCAGCAAGGTAGCATCTGCTTTCCGTTCATCCACGATAGCGATAACTGTATTCGGTGCACCGCCAGCTGATGGATACGAAATTTCGCCTTGTTTTGATTTCTGAACTGGAACAATATGCATCAGGATATTCCCATCATCGGTAATCTGCGGAGTAACCGTTAAGGTTACACCTTCTTTTGTTTTCTCATCGAAATTAACGTTTCCAACATAAGTATTGGTTTGTGCATCGTATGACCATTGAACATACGGATTCTGCCGGGTAATATTAATTTCAGCAGTAGTATTATTTAACGCAAGGATACGTGGGTTGGCTAATACTTCAGCGGATTTATTTTCAACCGCTGCTTTCAGTGTCGCGTTAATATCCCACGTTGGCGTTGAAATTGACCCGATAACAATTCCGCCCGCTAACGCTCCGGCTTGTCCCAAGGTTTGTCCACCAATTGAATAAGTTCCATCATCAATAATACTTGATTTTGTTGCATCCCAACTAATCCCAAGGTCTTTGATTTTATCTAAATCGAGATTGATTAACCGCGCTTCAATCATCACCTGCTTAATCGGTTTATCCAATTTTTTAATTAACGCTTTTGCTTTAGCAACATCTTGCGGGCTTCCACTAATTACAATAACCCCGGTTCCAGTGATAATTTTTGCATTATTATCGAGCCATTCAACAATATTAACTCGCGGATATACCGATTTTATTACTGCAATTACATCACTGGTCTTTTTATAATTTAAGGTAACCTGTTCCACGATTTCTTCTACCGCAGGCGGCGGTGCTACAACCGGTTTATCAATTTTAACGATTCGAAGTACATTAGGACTTGGTTTTTCGAATGTAAATCCATGTACCGCTAGGATAGTATCCAGCGCTTCTTTCACAGTAACATTCTCGAGGTGAATGGATACTTTCCCAGCTACTTCAGGTCCGGCAACGATATTTAATCCGGATTTATCTGCTAAGATACGAATCACACTAGGTAATTCCGCGCCGCTAAAATCGAGCGAAACAATTGCATCTAATCCGGTTGGTGCTGGTTTTACTTCAACCGCCGGTGGTAGAACCGCTGGTTTCGGTTCAACTGCAGGTGGCGCTGCAACTTTTTCCGCTCCTGGTACCGATGGTACCGACTTTGCTTTCTTTCCGCTCGCAGCGGGCGGTTCTACTCCCGTATTATCGATACAAATGACTAGCGTTTTCTCTTCTTGTTTAATATCAAATGGAACCCATTTGCTTAACATTATCACCGCACGAACAACTTTCGGCTCCGATTGATATTGCGCAACGACGACTTTGGTTGCTGCACTTTCTTCAATTGGCATCGAATATTTTGCCGCGCCAGTTAATACAGCATCTGTAATATCAAGATACACCAGATGATTATATTTGTTACTGGTATATGTAATGGATTCTCCAATGAATGGGATTGAAATATACGTTTTCCCTGATTCATGTTTTACTGCAGGTTTAGCAATTT from the bacterium genome contains:
- a CDS encoding HEAT repeat domain-containing protein; protein product: MVVYCFECWTENQYHESNCRNCGARLFSISEESFVDKLISALHHPEPTTPLRAAFILGQRQEKQAVKPLLELAKTCTDPYILSAVVNALGQIGDTSAIETLEQLLATSFLNVRLEIIQALRSIGGHRSREILQQCQTSNNEKIRVKAHLALLQIP
- the cysE gene encoding serine O-acetyltransferase, giving the protein MFKQIKEDINSIFERDPAAKNILEVLLCYPGLHAVWLHRIAHWLYKKNCIICSRLISEFARFITGIEIHPGAKIGRRFFIDHGSGVVIGETAEIGDDVLLYQGVTLGGTGKEKGKRHPTLLNNIVVGCGARILGNITIGNNVKIGAGSVVLKSVPDNCTVVGVPGKIVARDGKRLTPEEMLAHGDLPDPEWEHFEELQKKIELLEKRVAELESKK
- a CDS encoding tetratricopeptide repeat protein, yielding MIEQAIELKNMIRRNYGRKSGLLDKLAECIAYFLPSEPSVNGLPVAHSAKWYFKNGVMVFESGAFDSAITYWKHTVTLDPKCSNAYFNLGITYLLKEDIDKAKNYFHEVLKLDPHDSETKTLYNHFWYIIP
- the nifU gene encoding Fe-S cluster assembly scaffold protein NifU — its product is MYSEKVMEHFRNPRNVGEIPNADGIGTVGNPTCGDIMKLYIKVENGIVTDAKFQTFGCGAAIATSSMVTEMVKGKTIEEALKISNRAVAEALDGLPPVKMHCSVLAEDALKSAIEDYYKKKGEPLPQGFARPKDPHQH
- the nifS gene encoding cysteine desulfurase NifS → MNRIYLDHNATTPMHPRVLGKMLPYFIDYYGNASSVHSFGREAHAAMDTARESVRKILGANKPEEIIFTSGGTEADNLAIKGVAYAYQNKGNHIITSAIEHHAVLNACKFLEKQGFTVTYLPVDQYGLVNPDDLQKAITAKTILITIMHANNETGTIQPIEAFGKIAKEHNVLFHTDAVQTLGKLSINVNEMNIDLLSLSAHKLYGPKGVGALYVRKGVKLQPLIHGGHHERNLRAGTENVAGIVGLGVACDIAMEEMERDLLRLSCLATRLYQAIKSRIPDIRLNGHPTRRLPGTINIGFKYVEGEAIVLGLDLEGIAVSTGSACTSGSLEPSHVLTAMGISHADAQGSIRFSLGRGNTEAEMDYVVEVLERVVTRMRQMSPLAQGTYTEKDSREGDKCYASPGPKQPEPS
- a CDS encoding dynamin family protein, translating into MVTFLDSYSKIKTQILLYLNTLKELAQPYSYTGIVTELDSIQQKLNTNRFYLAVLGQFKRGKTTLINALLGEELLPTAIIPLTSIITIIQYGESLKVEVLFNDNSRTTIPLSELPLYVTEHGNPKNQKNVKHVEVNYPSDFLKDGVLLIDTPGVGSVYKNNTDTTYSFLPKIDAAIFLLSVDPPISQSELTFLNDVYQDVNAVFILLNKIDYVRKKEQEEALQFTQRVIREQLAKETIAIYPISAKLALDGKLHQDDIQYRASRLPEFQRVISQFLMQEKGRIILQSAVQKSVTLITQMHLAIELEKKAITTPVAELETKIHELHRLLETVQQEKEDMGYLLRGEIGKLTKIVETDLAAFQDKEIPELEQAITAAFNQKITTFSGKKLVSEMESFLHTFLVTRFDVWRAAEERKISQIYRQISSRFTNRANEIISRIMQLCTDLFELKLTELPQVEPLSSQAGFYYLLEDIPVFLDLDLTTFSTVLPKRFAQRMVLNEMKKKIPELVDRNCGRVRWDFVQRVDKSYREFLYSLDSKINDIIQHIHLALNRGSQMKSETEETLQSILGNLDRSLARLQEIRQQLLPLQNEIKDLGKSNETRDVTLW
- a CDS encoding Rrf2 family transcriptional regulator; the encoded protein is MRMSTRGRYGLTAMLDISIYGEVSSVTAKDISERQNISVTYLEQLLSKLKRAGLVKGTRGPGGGYQLNKPPDQITIGDIIRVLEGPIAPVYCVLPTVDAKQCDKLAKCAMRLLWKKLGDKMSEVLDSITLKDLKEESLALEGKKKIKHNYVFNI
- a CDS encoding DUF6062 family protein → MARQHKHTNIEHHFTYFKLLDALKTEFCPICFILNKSSWDYFDAFLYEGVNDPQLRERIRKAKGYCQSHAWQLSQCGDALGATIIYHDLIQQLAKEINLLAQRKAWKKNNFPANVIKGYRKIKGNGMNSNECPVCKHLVDVEQSYLNLLIKHLTEPEFTAAYRNSNGLCYPHFTLALTLEPDKHAFDILGEKEISILTTLQTELAEFIRKHDYRYTKEQFTEGERTAWLRTINHFVGMSWKEFQVHPRMKEKAEQLQLTIEQLSRIIERQKKELARLKSIESKTDSLPGQITQQDKNHSDER
- a CDS encoding BPL-N domain-containing protein; translation: MDKSGLMLTVSFAIFGFMASHVEGKSSIIKVAIYADEGTLAKCVKKSLDIVRRENDMVIAPIKQTDIVNGNLAEYDVLLLPGGSGSGQAESLKPEGRQAIIKFIANGKGIVAICAGGYLVAKGWNENTRDIELINAELYDLDNWDRGVQTITCHSASDGRKEHFEFQIHFENGPIFVPANDPYLPNYVSLATFQTDMHKAGAPANMMFGKDAIIASYFGKGKLVAFSPHPELTPGLEPMLVRAIRWVAKPVKNQNEPITFQSVFGNDIFKQ